The genomic region GAGGTCCCTAGCCCCCTACTGACTTCACAACAGTGTGTGTCCAccggctgcaatatactttatttcaggatcatctctcctcctGGGCACTCTGTGTTGTTAAGCAAGTTCTCACTGCAGCAGTATGGCTATGTGATGAGATCGTGACATGATGTTAtttttttcctgatctaagggactgAAGATTCAGAATCATTAGCATTTCCCATTAGAAAATGCTAATGATTCTGAATCTTcagtcccttagatcaggaaaaaaaTAACATCATGTCACGATCTCATCACATAGCCATACTGTATTACAGCTGCAGTGAGAGAACTTGCTTAACAACACAGAGTGCCCAGGAGGAGAGATGATcatgaaataaagtatattgcagccggTGGACACACATTCTTCTGAGTGACTGCTCTAGTCTGCTGGCCTGGCTGAGAGGGTATGCGAGTGACTGTGAGTGTGTATAGCATGGGGGGGATTGGGGAATAGACCTTGATGACCCAAATAAACTGTTATTACTTACCGGTCTGTTTACTCTGACACCGGTCTCTCAGACAGTCCACTCTCTTGCTGCAGCTCCCCCTGTTCACTATTTCCCGCCAACAGCCGTCCCAGTCACTGCTTCAAACAAGCCCGGCCGGCACGCCTCCCTAGcagcactgatgctgattggctgtggtcACCTCCATCTCATAGCGGCGGTTaagagaaccgcctctattggagagaGGCATGGGCCCGgtgagacaccactgggtggcgctagctcatagtgagcaCTAAACAGTAGctagcatccatgttgcgcaattaatggagggcagcggagcagctcactgcctcttaattgcgcaacatggatgggaATGGATGGTATTGCATCTGTGGAGccggcaaggggggggggggtattgtagctGGGGGGGGGCGTGGTcacaaaatgtacaaaaaaaattacacaaactttttttattttttttaatcataaataaaaacttctttttctgattggacagggtaggcactgcctcccttgcctcctattactgcacgtcactgatatatatatataaatattgatttcataatgaatttgaggccgcgagaagccacgGCCCAAACCATGTCCCaagacacaccctctccacgcccacttaaaaagtgtccaggaattttctgggcaaaaggtggcaaccctattagagacacatgcaccctcctgagctcacctacaactaatctttaacaaaggatgccaagagaaccaagcaaaattgataaaagaaataaactggaaaagttatttaaattatactcACAATAGCTcagactatgttaaagggacagtttacccaaaaatgttctcccctttaatttgttactaatgatccattttacctgctggagtgtattaaagggacataatactcatatgctaaatcacttgaaactgatgcagtataactgtaaaaagctgacaggaaaatatcacctgagcatctctatgtaaaaaaggaagatattttacctcacaatttcctcagctcagcagagtaagttctgtgtaaaaagttatacttcacctgctcccagctgcaggcaaaaaaaaaatgaacagcagccaatcagcatcagcagtgctgaggtcatgaactcttactgtgatctcatgagatttgacttaactctcatgagatttcatataagcttcctttacctgattggtgaaataatatgagagttcacgaggctcatcctttcagctgtcccaggacagacacactaaaatgctgcttagaaatcctttacaatgggaggtggctactgaggaacttttgaggtaaaatatctttcatttttacatagagatgttcaggagatattttctagtcagctttttacagctatactgcatcactttcaagtgtttaaacatttgggtattatggccctttaaagggatactaaccccaaattttttctttcatgattcagataaagcatgcaattttaagcaactttctaatttactcctattatcaatttttctttgttctcatgttatcttgatttgaaaaagcagtaatgaaaggttaggagccggcccattttaagttcagcacttgGGTGGTTCAGGGTTGGTTCAGGGTTGGGTGCTTATTAGTTTGCTACATtttgccacaaatcagcaagtgctacccaggtgctgaacaaaaaatggactggctctaaagcttacattcctgctttttcaaatcaagatcgcatgagaacaaagaataattgataatggagtaaattagaaagttgattaaaatcccatgttctatctgaatcatgaaagaaaaaaattgcgtttagtatccctttaagggctagattacaagtggagcgctaatggaTCATAATTTTAGGTATTTCTGCATATGTTATTTCCTTACAGTACACAATGTGCTAATTCTGCTGAAATACTGGTGATGACATTGTGCGTGACAGCACTAACACTGATATTTTGATGCCAGGAAAAGCAATTGCAAACATCTACAAGCTTCGCCGCAGTTGTAGGGGGTGGCAATTCCATGTGAAAGAGTTAAATATTATACAGACCATAAGGATACGTGAGATCAATGCGGCCATCTCTGTTTTGGGCATCTCGGTTTTCTAAATAAAATCATAGTATGTAACTCGTAGCACCAGCGTGGTTATCAATCTTACTATAAAGGCGTTTCTcattattaatattcttattatttaATAACAGGTTAAGTAGCATTTTACAATAGATTTACATACGTCACTCACGATACCCAAATGTAGCACCGCCTGCTTAGAGGAAAAGAAGGGCGGGGAATAGAAATGCGAGCGGAACTGTTTGTCAGCGGAGGCACAGTTATATTTGTTACAATCTTGCTCTTGTTATAggcgaacttttttttttttacagcaaaataaattgTATTGCTTGTGATTGCAGTGACTGTCACCTTTACCACCGGCCACTCGATACCAGGAAGCGGCGGGTGAGTTAGCGTGCGCGCTACTGCAAGTTAGTGATCAGCTGGAAGCCCCTTTACTGCCCGGGTGTCCGTTACAGGCTTTCGCTAGGCTGAATAGTTTCGCGACGTGGCGCTCGTGGCTGTTCTATTCCCCCAACCATGGTCCTTGTTCCAAATAAAAACGAAACCTAATGTTTCAAACCAGACAGCGTTGCTTAGCTTCAATTCTTGCACACAGTGACTGGATactttatatacaatatattgtcCAATATTGTGTTTTTGATAATTAAATTGGATGATATATGCTTATAACTGGGATGACATTCAACACTGGTTTTACAAACTACTTGGCCAAAATCAGCAAATTAAAGTGACTAATATTACACAGAAAATAAATCAGACGTGTATGGTGATTATGAGAACTCATTAAGAGattacatccatatatatatatatatatatatatatattttgatggtTATGGAACAAGTTATCTGTAGCCCACATGTATTATACTTCCTATTTTTTCTTAAGGTCAGTGTTGTGAGTAGAATGGAATACTCTGCACTTTTGTTCCActcattgtattttatgttttaggtTGGTTGTTGGTTAAAATGTCTGGAGGACCGAGTGGAGGTGATGGGGGTTTGCTTGAGTCCTCACTGGAAGCAAGCATAAACAGTATGTGTTCATTTGGATCTACCCGTGCCAGGATCTTCAAGATCATTGTGATTGGCGACTCTAATGTTGGCAAGACTTGCCTGACATACAGGTTCTGCACAAGCTGCTTCCCTGACAGGACAGAGGCAACAATAGGGGTGGATTTCAGGGAGAGGAGTGTGGAAATAGATGGGGAGAGGATCAAGGTGAGGATCTCATTCATAAATGGCTATTTTTTTCTGATAATAAGGACATAAGTatgaatctgtaaaatgtaaaccttacttttttttctgtgcatatttaattatataaatatgggTAATTGGTATATTTAACATAGCCCAGTTGTTGACAGTTAAAGGGAATGTAGTATAATGCATAATATAGTTCAGCATTTACAGTGGACCAAACTGttatgctttttatttatttattttttacagatccAGCTATGGGACACAGCAGGACAAGAGCGTTTCCGAAAAAGCATGGTGCAACATTACTACAGAAACGTCCACGCTGTAGTCTTTGTGTATGATGTCACCAACATGGCCAGTTTCCAGAGCCTGCCAGCTTGGATTGAAGAGTGCAAGCAGCACTTGCTTACTAATGATGTGCCTCGTATCATGGTGGGCAATAAGTGTGATTTAAAGGATTCTATCCAGGTACCTACAGACCTGGCTCAAAAGTTTGCTGACTCTCATAGTATGCCAATGTTTGAGACCTCGGCCAAAAACACAACTGATCATGTGGATGCTATTTTTATGACATTGGCCCACAAGCTAAAGAGTCATAAGCCACTTATTTTGAGTCAGCCTCCAGAGAATACGGTGCAACTGAATTCTAGAGAAAAGACTTCCTTTCCCTGTGGGTgttaaacatgtttttttctgcAAATGGTGTTGAAATGTTGGACATAGTTTCTGAGGCCTAAACATCTTGTCTTCCCGTAGATAACACAAGAGGATGCTTAACAAAGAAGCCAGAAATATGCATGGTTTGATTGGTCTTAATCATGAGGACTTACTAGGATATTTATTTGCGGAGGGCATTCTTTGATATTCCTGGCATTATTTCTACTAAGCAATTATGATTGGGAACTCAACTATTTAAGAATTGTACAGTTTTCCATTTGGTTTTAAAACTTTATTGAACTTGGCAAGTTTAGCTGTAGTTCCTAAAGAAGCACATTGTCAAACAGTgtcatatattttaacatttaaaaatcaTTCTAAAAGGGTATaagaatttgttatatatatatatatatatatatatatatatctatcagtaattttagtgataaaattacatgctctaacaaattacagcatgtacTTTTATCACTTTATTGGCCCTTTAATTTGTGTTCACAGAATGCAGTGAGCCAGTTCATTTGATTTGTAAGAAGCATCATTTTCTGGTCAGCACTGTTGTTGCCTTTAATGGTAACTCCTTATTGGGTCAGTAATTTGTTACCTTTTTATAGTTAACTTTTTTCTTTACGTAATTATCTGTGTGTGTCAGTCAGCGCCTGTTGATAAAGGTTAAAGAAAGAAATGTTCAAGGCATTAATTCAAATGTTCTTTAGGTCAGTACAAATGTGTTCAGAACAAAGGAGACAGTTTATTTTATTCTACTTAAAATCAAATATGAAATCTGCCATAAGTTAACACTAGTATATTTTTTCCAGCTATGCTTTCATTTAATCTTATGTTTTATAGATCAGGCACCATACTAATATTTGTAAAGCTCAGTTACACATGGGGCAGATTGATgtattgtatatttttcttttagatACTTAGTATTATGCATTTTTGCTGTGTTTCTTAGCTGGTCACAGTAGTTTTGCATTTCAAGGGAGCGTAGGTATTCAACTAATTTGCACTGCTTCTGTGAGTCATTTGAGCTTGGACAGACTAGTTATATTGGGTGTTTAAAATAGGCTCTCAGACTGCGCCAATGGATGAACATTGTTTTATCAACATTCAATACTAATTTAATCACTGTCATTATTAGGGATCGGCTAATGCATGTGAAACATAGGAGCCAAATATAGTTTTATGAGCCATTTAAGATTTTTGTATATAGCCACAGGTAGAGTAATCCTAAAAAGAACCATAATCAAACTTTTAGAAGCTATGGCAATGTGGCTCTTGGGATTTGTCAAGTCCTTTATTAGtttatagttttttctttttctttatttttttttattgcttgtttGCACATTTAATGCTCAATccagttaagatttattttacatgaaaaatctaaataaaaaaaaaaaatctatctataacAAGTACACAGCTTCTCTCACCCTTTATCTTAAATAGTATGTGTAACCAATCAGAAGGCAAGGCGTCTGTGCATTGCTTTCTTGTGATGAGACTAGGACAAGTCAGGGCGATGCTTGCATTAACATGCTTCTGGTAATGCAACGGCGGTCAGTTTTGTCAAGTATGACAGAATGTGACTTTTAATGTCTGTTTAAATACTTAGTCTTTTAAAAGATTTGCTGACATGagtaaaaaataacaatataatttAGAGGTAAGCACATTTTTATTTAGAAGTGGGAACAAAATACAGTTTAGTGCAATTTTCAACCTTCAAATTAGGTTCTCGCAGGGGGGATAAGGCTACATGCCTTACAGCATCCTAATGCCACACAGCACTTTTTTATTCCCATTGTGCTTTTCAATTACATAAATTCCTTGCaatgacaatgtccctttaatgaaaatgaaGCTCTTCTGTCTATTTTCAGTTCAGACAGGCAATTAAAAAGGCAATTTTATTGGTCTAATTTGATAACTGGTAACAAAGGGGTTATACACCAAAGGCCCAATTCTCAAAAACTTGCCAGCGTGGTGATAAATCATCATCTTGTTTTACTGAGCATTCTATTATAATTCAAGTGCCTCACATAAAGAACATTAGGGAACTCCTCTTAATAAGATACACAGATCCCAAGGTGCAAATTGCCTTTAAAACAGTCCCTGAGGGCACTCACAATACTGACagagcatcttatagaatcttgtCAGACAAGAAagttttagagaattgggccccTAGTCCTACTCACCATAAGGAGCTGCAATGCATGAGCAGGACAtgactggtgagccaatcaggagctgcatatgcatgtagccaccaattgcTGGCCGTGTTCTATTAATGAGCATATCTGCAGTGTGTATGGTGCTGGaaataaactgtttaacctctaTAGTCATAACACAAGATCCATAGACTCATCAGGAGTACGCTCTGCTCAGATTCTATGGGATGGGCAGTACAGGATTTGGCGGTCAGCTTCACTGCAGCAAGTAGGAGTATGAATATCTATTTGCAGTGCTGCAGAGCAATAGATTAGGCATATTTCCTGTCAATCTTACCCATATATGCCTGAACTagaacatatacttttttttttctatatgagaTGAATGGTTTCATGCATGCTGTAATTGGTCAAATTTGGAAAAACAAAAATAGGCCGTTATGTATCTTGCATTTTTGgctgtgttaaaaaaataaataaggggcATTGTAATGCAAAAATTTCTCCTTTTAATGTataaattttacctgctggagtttataaaattgtttacaaatagctcctttattttgtcatttgctgCTATATCTTGGTAAAACCACCATAAAAATATTGAATACAACAGTATTCATAAAGCTATGTGAACAAGAGACAGAAGCATAAATTAACCTCACAGTGGGCGCTGAGTGATTGGACCATTTCAAAGGAttcttctgcagctgtttgtaaaaCAACAAACTTACTACTTGCCCAAGTACATTGTTCCTTTAATCCTTTCCATGCTGAAATATAGGTTTTAATACGCATAGTTGCTACTTTTTCAAATTTATAACAATTGTTTttcgtacaatgtcccttttaaattatagtcaaaaataaGTGTGACATTTTATGTGTATGTGAAGATCAGATTTAAGCCATATGAAATCtgtttgttaaaaagaaaaaaaaacacatggtcTTTCTCTGACCAATAATGTTTCCATCTTGGcattaaaatgtttacttatgttcTTGGGGGGGAAAAGAGAGTACTTTGTTAATGTTTTTATGATTTGACTTTTACAAAAGGGAATACATAAACCTTAAAAGGGaatattctgttttttgtttaataCAAATGTACTGTTCTTTAATCTTTGCATTATTCAGCCAGAGAGCTGgatctgctgtcaagtttaaaaggtaagtattttttcacaacgcgAGTTgattgtaaattttgataaattaaagtgcccctgtttttaatcaaatttttaaaaaccgggcactttagcatcaaaatttacattcactttaaattaggACATAACATTTCTCCTTTAGATTCTATACTATATCTAGCTGTAACAAGGTTACACCTGAATAGGCTTATTTTCTGGTAATTCTACCATTTTATTAAAATCCAATGCTGCTTAATACATTAAATCTTACTTGACCcgatttaatactttttattttgttttaataaccTATTTGTTCTCTAATGATGTGATATTGTTTACAATAAATATTGATTCTAAATGTTTTATGTTTGcctaatgtgtgtttttttttttttttttttaatggtctatgtATTATGTTCTTTTACTAGTGTGATttgatttctttaaagggacataaaaccgttACAGCCATCATTTTGATAAAACTTATCTCCTCTTACATAAATTGCACAGCACTATTTGTGGATTTTATTACCTATATATTCTTTGGTATCTGGCATCGTAGTTTCTGGTAACAGCCCTGCGTTTGCTACCAAGTGCACAGCGAATAGGTGTTCACTCCATATTTGGCAAAtttgtattttatcatttaaaaagtaCTTTAAACAGCAAGTATCAATTAAATATTGTTAGCTTTACATTAAACATTTTATTGCCTTCTGtcttacaatattatatataaaaataactttttgttATAAtgcaaaaagtgtgtgtgtgtgtgtgtatgtatgtatatatatatatatatataatttatatatattgtgtgtacacacacacactactgtgaaaaaatgctttaaaaaatagatGTTTATTGTTCTCAAttgaacaaaatgcaaagtgagcgaacagaagaaaaatctgaatcaaataaatattttgtgtgaccaccattttGTCTTTAACAAAAGGAATTTTAATTTTTCACTTTATTGTACATGTTTACTGGTCTCATTACCCAGGTTAATTCTGTAGCACACTTTTACTCAGTGCTGAAAGGTTACTGTATTAATTTGTGCTACTTTAGCACCATTATGTTTTATATtctcaaatgtatttaaaatgctCAATTCTTTGTCTTTTATGCTTACACAGAGGGGGCCTATGTTTGACCACATAAACAATATCACATAGTTTGTCTTGCATGGTCACTATTTAGATTTTGGATtcagtagtttttgtttttttttgggggggggggttcatatcTTCTATATCAGCTTTTAAGATCAGCATTATCATCTTCAAAGATTTCAACGCTATTACTGATTTcacttaaactttcattattacttCAATTTCATTTGAatacattatttaattaaattaaaatcctcTTTAGTGCCCATATTAATTAGACTAGCTTTAGTTATGGATACAGAGTCTGTATTTTCTGATCTTATATTCTCTGAATGTGAATAATTACTGGGGAAGtcctctttttgtaaaaaaaaaaaaaaaaaaaaaagtctctcatTGGAAAAATAGGAATTTTTAGTATAAGCTTATTTTATTCctctgtttttttttagttatttttatatagttaataaaatattgtatttcttactcatttactttattgGTGTAATTTTGTTTATAATGGGAATTTTATATTCAGATCTATTCTCAGTAGGATAACATTTTATATCTGTAATTGAGGgggatatattaaaataaactttccTAGGGCctgatgacctaaagctctccgctcaggtgagttGATCTAAAATGACTCtctagcactgcaagatccctagtgaaattcttaaaggCAGATTTTGCTGTAATTCTCCAAGTGGTGTTCCCTGTAtttctgaatgtgaaggagagacaagcccagtgcaatatagctggggctgatataaaggctcagtttgcattaaTTACAAATGAAACTGaaagttttcactacaatttaacttgtttttgcctatagtttagtatatattccttttctgtcagttaaatactgtaagggtattgtgaattttgagcaaacgtcacctgcatacagctggcgagaaaaaccagtgagaccagcttgtttaaaaggcTTACAGTATTTCACATGACTTGTGAGAGCGCTTCGGACATTCCCTGGGAACACCGtggtccctcccactttctgaagatgtgttttattttacaatagataaCATACCAAGTGAAATGTCATTTGTGAAAGATacatagaaatatacaaagtatgatcctaagttgttaaagtaacaaagaaactgtcaaagcataatcactgctggatctaaatttattaaaatagtgCAAAActtgaatgtaataatactgaaatgacCAAATTCTGaagtataaaatacaatgcaaagtgtaacaaaactcacatatcatgcagtgctatattgcactgggtttgtctctccttcagatacagaaatgagatcttgcagtgctggagatttCTGTCCCTTTTCTTTGATCATTCAGCGAGTCCATTTCTTATTAAGTCTGCACTTTGAGTATGACCAGCTTTTTTCATCTTGCCTTATCTTCACTGCTTCCAAGTTTGCTTTCTTAGCTCACAACTTACATTTTGGGACTCGGCTCTGCAGTTTTTCTCTTCAACATAACCTCCAGTTACTCACAGAGCATGCTTACTTTCCTTGCTCTGCCCATTATTTCACTTCTATCCTTCAGTGTCTCACTTGTGATTGCGTCCCGCATGAGGTGGCTGCTCCTCTGACAACAACCCCTGTGCTAAACCTCAGGTCCTAAGTTGAAGATGACCCTCTCTGCCACTGGGAGCAAAACATCTCCTGCCTCTCAGAACAGGGTTCTTCTTCAGGAATGTTTTCGTAGGATCACCTATTAGGGGGCTGTAGCCAGCAAAACAGCTGAGATTCTGGTTGTCAGAGCTCAGGCACAGGAGTTTTGAGGAGAGGAGCAAACTTTGCAAGATGCCCTAATGCATAAGCAGCTAGTTCACTACTTCAGCTTttggtttattatatttttaatatgggGCTTAGTGAATTCAGCACTTACGGGGGTTTGTGATGGAGGAATTTAAGGTGGTGGGTTAAAAGGGAGATAGTTTtaaagttggattttttttttaaggagagtTAATAGTGGTTATGGGGTTAATTCACTGGAGAACTAAGGGGACAGTGTTCTCTAAAATTGGTTTCCCTtaatgggcgccaagccggatttactgcatggctattggctaagaggtgaaaacgtcaccttttGTAGCAAAACCGCAATCTGCCGTGGGCTTCCTTAGCATCTCAGAACAAcgatcacttgaaacaaataaaggagatttctgcatgaagtatgttatacttcatgaatgaaagtcccctttatttgtttcaatagtcaatcctagcgtttcaaaaacgctaggattgactttcactttaagggggaATAAAGGTTTTTGTCACCAGTTTCCAAACTACCACCTCATTGGAAACTAGTCCTTAGTTGAATCTTGTATATTATAGCATCTAAATAAAGACTTTATATAATAGTTTTGTGGATACTTTAGTAAGACAATGGATAAAGTGCCCCTGTTAGCTTTTTTTGTTCAAGAAATACATCTCCATtggaaagataaaataattatatatatatatgtatggtagaGGGTATTTTAACTTGCGCTGTGTGTGTAGAAACTGTTTATTTTGATATTAAAAGTTCCTCCTGATGTATTTCAATAGCAGCTatatctgaatattccactatcattaATGGAATGTGAAGTGTAGGGTCCAGATATCAGAGCTCATAGAAGAGAGGAAACATAAACAAaagaacaaattatggtgcagtatgaaaacACTGGTGTATAGTGTGGCAAAAAAAaagagtttctttcatgtaattagcaagagtccatgagctagtgacgtatgggatatacattcctaccaggaggggcaaagtttcccaaaccttaaaatgcctataaatacacccctcaccacacccacaattcagttttacaaactttgcctccgatggaggtggtgaagtaagtttgtgctagattctacgttgatatgcgctccgcagcaagttggagcccggttttcctctcagcgtgcagtgaatgtcagagggatgtgaggagagtattgcctatttgaatacagtgatctccttctacggggtctatttcataggttctctgttatcggtcgtagagattcatctcttacctcccttttcagatcgacgatatactcttatatataccattacctctgctgattctcgtttcagtactggtttggctttctacaaacatgtagatgagtgtcctggggtaagtaaatcttattttctgtgacactctaagctatggttgggcactttgtttataaagttctaaatatatgtattcaaacatttatttgccttgactcagaatgttcaactttccttatttttcagacagtcagtttcatatttgggataatgcatttgaattaatcattttttcttaccttcaaaaatttgactctttttttccctgtgggctgttaggctcgcgggggttgaaaatgcttcattttattgcgtcattcttggcgcggatttttttggcgcaaaaattattttccgtttccggcgtcatacgtgtcgccggaagttgcgtcattttttgacgttattttgcgccaaaaatgtcggcgttccggatgtggcgtcatttttggcgccaaaagcatttaggcgccaaataatgtgggcgtcttatttggcgctaaaaaataagggcgtcgcttttgtctccacattatttaagttttattttttcattgcttctggttgctagaagcttgttctttggcattttttcccattcctgaaactgtcatttaaggaatttgatcaattttgctttatatgttgttttttctcttacatattgcaagatgtctcacgttgcatctgagtcagaagatactgcaggaaaatcgctgtctagtgctggagctaccaagctaagtgtatctgctataagttttggtatctgtttctccagctgttgtttgtattgcatgtcatgacaaacttattaatgcagataaaatttcctttagtactgttacattacctgttgctgttccgtcaacatctaattttcagagtgttcctgataaacataagagattttattttttaaatccattaagaaggctatgtctgttatttctccttctagtttacataaaagtcttttaaaacttctcttttttcagatgaatttttaaatgaacatcatcattctgatactgataatggttcttctggttcagaggtttctgtctcagaggttgatgctgataaatctttgtatttgttcaagatggaatttattcgttctttatttaaagaagtattaattgcattagaaatagaggattctggtcctcttgatactaaatctaaacgtttaaataaggtttttaaatctcctgtagttattccagaagtgtttaatctccctgatgctatttctgaagtaatttccagggaatggaataatttgggtaattctttcactccttctaaac from Bombina bombina isolate aBomBom1 chromosome 2, aBomBom1.pri, whole genome shotgun sequence harbors:
- the RAB33B gene encoding ras-related protein Rab-33B: MSGGPSGGDGGLLESSLEASINSMCSFGSTRARIFKIIVIGDSNVGKTCLTYRFCTSCFPDRTEATIGVDFRERSVEIDGERIKIQLWDTAGQERFRKSMVQHYYRNVHAVVFVYDVTNMASFQSLPAWIEECKQHLLTNDVPRIMVGNKCDLKDSIQVPTDLAQKFADSHSMPMFETSAKNTTDHVDAIFMTLAHKLKSHKPLILSQPPENTVQLNSREKTSFPCGC